One Trichoderma atroviride chromosome 7, complete sequence DNA segment encodes these proteins:
- a CDS encoding uncharacterized protein (EggNog:ENOG41): MVQDWTRDSLPRHQTFQPQYYPTDATRHQSFSSERYTSDVVQRHHPFPQERVGVEADNARFQDGNDSRRHLMSIDDALRTHCGIVAKHYFVTAITEEGATMTFANPTTGRGMTDTTIRQFFDATKYRQVMARIDSGADPILDDYNLEDGFYGRPAALGRSRMDRRRNSAFGEWSGSPVRQGRKRVRGARAINDEDDLPMTVSSRRCIKIGDSAAVWSFYEQRFKNCQQTACKLIAKAWVKAVEPKKQSTHPYTGSDEKAPGWWPKAWGPTKDDKVRHKEPDHLYKRERVHLLAHILRLVVEPNHKQHTEIQKLGLNVKKLDETTNEALSSFFMDNEANAKKKPFLTEIFKVARLEERYKNGEIDGTTEVYVMAEDKMPESYASDPEDAGFIKDEEDHDVSRSKPPVSQGLPHPVSEPSSATSIRGPAFINDLTTRASTFPQSMISEIPSQQHTFVEGSSLSVHSGQAVPTATTAAAAATGNLTLDLVATSHDASRRPSVFSDYASPGGNLYSQQWPQASAATSGSSMYQYSQQPTAAQPATFVSSGVPITPGQSFMPSSFDAPHRSEYDPNGNTIFRSGDLSQTPPVSQQQGYNYAMSNDARGMRVMAQVVDPAGHRPSLQ; this comes from the exons ATGGTTCAGGATTGGACGCGGGATTCACTTCCCCGTCACCAGACGTTTCAGCCTCAGTATTATCCTACTGATGCTACGCGGCATCAATCTTTCTCATCAGAGAGATATACCTCTGATGTCGTTCAGCGACACCATCCCTTTCCACAGGAGCGCGTTGGCGTAGAAGCTGACAATGCTCGTTTCCAAGACGGCAACGACTCGCGTCGCCATTTGATG TCAATCGACGATGCGCTCAGAACGCATTGTGGCATTGTCGCCAAGCATTATTTTGTCACTGCTATTACCGAAGAAGGCGCCACCATGACCTTTGCCAACCCTACCACTGGACGCGGCATGACCGACACCACGATACGCCAATTCTTTGATGCCACCAAATACCGCCAGGTCATGGCCCGCATTGATTCAG GCGCTGATCCTATACTGGACGATTACAATCTTGAAGACGGCTTCTACGGTCGTCCCGCTGCGCTCGGCCGCAGTCGAATGGACCGTCGCCGCAACTCTGCATTCGGAGAATGGAGTGGCAGTCCTGTTCGTCAAGGCCGCAAGCGCGTCAGAGGAGCACGGGCTATCAATGATGAGGACGATCTTCCCATGACTGTTTCATCTCGCAGGTGCATCAAGATTGGCGACTCGGCTGCTGTGTGGAGCTTTTACGAACAGCGCTTCAAGAACTGCCAGCAGACGGCCTGCAAACTCATTGCCAAGGCTTGGGTCAAGGCCGTGGAGCCCAAGAAGCAATCAACGCATCCTTACACTGGTAGCGATGAAAAGGCACCAGGATGGTGGCCGAAAGCGTGGGGTCCCACAAAGGACGACAAGGTCCGCCATAAAGAGCCCGATCATTTATACAAGCGAG AGCGTGTCCACCTTCTCGCCCACATCCTCAGGCTGGTTGTAGAACCCAACCACAAGCAGCATACTGAGATTCAGAAGCTTGGCCTGAATGTGAAGAAGCTTGATGAAACCACGAATGAGGCGCTGTCATCCTTCTTCATGGACAACGAGGCAaatgccaagaagaagccgttTCTTACTGAAATCTTCAAGGTAGCTCGGCTGGAGGAACGGTACAAGAATGGCGAAATCG ATGGCACAACTGAAGTCTATGTCATGGCAGAAGACAAGATGCCAGAGAGCTACGCTTCAGACCCTGAGGATGCTGGCTTTAtcaaggacgaagaggatcATGATGTATCCAGATCCAAACCTCCGGTTTCTCAGGGCTTGCCGCACCCAGTATCGGAGCCCAGCTCTGCCACGAGCATCCGTGGACCAGCCTTCATCAATGACCTAACGACACGGGCCAGTACATTCCCCCAGTCAATGATTTCGGAGATTCCCTCACAGCAGCATACATTTGTCGAGGGTAGCTCACTCTCTGTCCACAGCGGCCAAGCCGTACCCACCGCTACcaccgcagctgcagctgctacTGGCAACCTTACCCTTGATCTGGTTGCCACCTCTCACGATGCCAGCCGGCGACCATCGGTGTTTAGCGACTACGCCAGCCCAGGAGGGAACCTGTACTCCCAGCAGTGGCCACAGGCCTCGGCAGCCACCAGTGGATCATCCATGTACCAGTATAGTCAGCAGCCAACGGCTGCGCAACCAGCAACATTTGTGAGCTCTGGGGTGCCCATCACACCTGGTCAGAGTTTCATGCCGAGCTCTTTTGATGCGCCGCATCGCAGTGAATACGACCCAAACGGCAACACGATTTTCAGATCGGGAGACCTGTCACAAACACCTCCCGTTAGCCAACAGCAAGGCTACAATTACGCAATGTCCAATGATGCGCGTGGAATGAGAGTCATGGCCCAAGTTGTGGATCCCGCTGGACATCGCCCTTCCTTACAGTAA